A stretch of Ligilactobacillus faecis DNA encodes these proteins:
- the mgtE gene encoding magnesium transporter, producing the protein MAENLVKSHKEEQIIQLLNSQRARQFREAYLDLHVYEQAQIFTELNKQQRARLYRYLTANEVGDMFDAIEDEPEEVVKYFEEMTPQYAANVIDEMYTDNAVDILAHVPKKDLASYLRLIPQEKAAEIREMLHYEDKTAGAIMSTEYVEILGNQTVRSAMHVVKREASDAETIYYVYVVSAENKLLGVLTLRDLLINADDVMITDIMTTPVMSVKVSDDQAEVAQTIRDYNFLAIPVTDYEGKLIGIINVDDIIDVIDEESAEDYSGLAAVDTEEDSDNPLKAAANRLPWLIVLLLLGMSTTTLISHYEGMISQASILAIFVTSITGTAGNAGTQSLAVAVRRLASRDENQPSVYRQFLIELLTGLVTGLVTGLAIFLIVGFWKQNFLLGFVIGMAMMCAITVANLAGSFIPNLMDKIGVDPAVASGPFISTLSDLTSVLIYFNIAKLFMRFFMGQ; encoded by the coding sequence ATGGCTGAAAACCTGGTGAAATCTCATAAAGAAGAGCAGATCATCCAGCTCCTAAATAGTCAAAGAGCACGACAATTTAGGGAAGCATATTTAGATCTCCACGTCTACGAACAAGCCCAGATCTTTACTGAATTAAATAAACAACAACGTGCGAGGCTTTATCGCTATTTAACGGCTAATGAAGTTGGGGATATGTTTGATGCGATCGAAGATGAACCAGAAGAAGTTGTTAAATATTTTGAAGAAATGACGCCACAATATGCCGCCAATGTGATCGACGAAATGTATACTGATAATGCGGTCGATATTTTAGCGCACGTCCCGAAAAAAGATCTGGCCAGCTATTTGCGGTTGATCCCGCAAGAAAAAGCGGCTGAGATCCGTGAAATGTTACACTACGAAGATAAAACAGCTGGGGCGATCATGTCGACAGAATATGTCGAGATCTTAGGCAACCAGACTGTTCGTTCGGCAATGCATGTTGTCAAACGTGAAGCAAGTGATGCCGAAACGATCTACTATGTTTATGTCGTTTCGGCTGAAAATAAGTTACTCGGAGTCTTGACTTTACGGGATCTTTTGATAAATGCTGATGATGTCATGATCACTGATATTATGACGACACCAGTTATGTCAGTTAAAGTTTCAGATGATCAAGCCGAAGTTGCACAGACGATCCGTGATTATAATTTCTTAGCGATCCCTGTGACGGATTATGAAGGTAAATTGATCGGGATCATCAACGTTGACGACATCATTGATGTTATCGATGAAGAATCGGCTGAAGATTACTCTGGATTGGCTGCTGTTGATACTGAAGAGGATTCAGATAATCCTTTAAAAGCGGCTGCGAATCGCTTGCCGTGGCTGATCGTCTTATTATTGTTAGGGATGTCGACAACGACTTTGATCTCGCATTATGAAGGCATGATCAGTCAAGCTAGTATTTTAGCGATCTTTGTAACTTCGATCACGGGGACAGCTGGGAACGCTGGTACGCAAAGTTTGGCGGTCGCAGTACGACGTTTGGCGAGTCGAGATGAAAATCAACCTTCTGTTTATCGGCAATTTTTGATCGAACTACTGACAGGATTAGTGACAGGACTAGTGACTGGACTAGCGATTTTTCTGATCGTTGGTTTTTGGAAGCAAAACTTTTTACTAGGTTTTGTGATCGGGATGGCCATGATGTGTGCGATCACAGTTGCTAATTTAGCAGGGAGTTTTATTCCTAATTTGATGGATAAGATCGGGGTCGATCCTGCGGTTGCCTCGGGACCGTTTATTTCGACTTTAAGTGACTTGACTTCAGTCTTGATCTATTTTAATATCGCAAAACTCTTTATGCGCTTCTTTATGGGACAATAA
- a CDS encoding YdcF family protein: MVHERRSLLAGASFTACLFSSALLAVAIAFQYSQFISEQRWLVFLLAVLIVIVVFCGMIWPFALIVVFFYNGIKMVLKEGTNLRNLLSLGFGVLIIAYLFIWPFVGHLSDKTIWRYTYAYLGTLALYLIAIMLMYTVTLVLNLINLRPKKLDYIVVLGAGLNGKKVSPLLGARIDRALEIYHRYPGIKLIMSGGQGADEVISEAEAMANYAYEKGIKKEDVILEDRSTTTYENIAFSRRLMKPNSSFAIATNSFHVYRALVIAKRQGLKCIGFGAKTKWYFTLNAFIREFIAYLKITYKLQLTVVVSLGVIYMLLAALKI; encoded by the coding sequence ATGGTTCATGAAAGACGCTCTCTTTTAGCAGGTGCCTCTTTTACAGCTTGTTTATTCAGCAGTGCACTTCTTGCAGTCGCGATCGCTTTTCAATATAGTCAGTTTATTTCAGAACAGCGCTGGCTTGTATTTTTGCTGGCGGTTTTGATCGTTATCGTCGTTTTTTGTGGCATGATCTGGCCCTTTGCTTTGATCGTTGTCTTTTTCTATAACGGGATCAAAATGGTCTTAAAAGAGGGGACGAATTTAAGAAATTTGCTATCACTAGGCTTTGGTGTTTTGATCATTGCTTACTTGTTCATTTGGCCGTTTGTCGGGCATTTGAGTGATAAAACGATCTGGCGTTACACCTATGCCTATCTTGGAACATTAGCGCTATATTTGATCGCGATCATGCTGATGTATACGGTGACTTTAGTTTTGAACTTGATCAATTTGCGTCCGAAAAAGCTTGATTATATCGTTGTTTTAGGGGCGGGATTAAATGGGAAGAAAGTTAGTCCGCTACTTGGAGCTCGGATCGATAGAGCGCTTGAGATCTATCATCGCTATCCAGGTATAAAATTGATCATGTCTGGTGGTCAAGGGGCTGATGAAGTTATCTCTGAAGCAGAGGCGATGGCGAATTATGCTTATGAAAAAGGGATCAAAAAAGAAGATGTTATTTTAGAGGATCGCTCGACTACAACGTATGAAAATATTGCTTTTTCACGGCGTCTGATGAAACCAAATAGTAGCTTTGCGATCGCAACAAATTCATTCCATGTTTATCGCGCTTTAGTGATCGCTAAGCGTCAAGGTCTAAAATGTATCGGCTTTGGTGCTAAAACAAAGTGGTATTTCACGTTAAATGCCTTTATCCGTGAATTTATCGCTTATTTAAAGATCACGTATAAATTACAATTAACAGTCGTTGTTTCGTTGGGTGTTATCTATATGCTCTTAGCAGCGTTGAAAATTTAA
- a CDS encoding copper homeostasis protein CutC, with protein sequence MLYKEICLENYTDLPKAVLNGADRIEICDNLAVGGTTVSKGVMAKAIKYTHEKKIPLVFLIRARGGDFVYNDIELKIIEADILEAQALGADAVCIGALTADNELDYDALENLIAAAGGMELVFNMAFDELDFKHQKEAIDWAIEQGFSRILTHGGPLSTPIEANLSHLKELIAYADGRITILPGGGLTSKNAEQIATELGVSAVHGTKLL encoded by the coding sequence TTGCTTTATAAAGAAATTTGTTTAGAAAACTATACTGATCTACCTAAAGCTGTTTTAAACGGCGCTGATCGGATCGAGATCTGTGATAATTTAGCCGTAGGGGGAACGACTGTCAGCAAAGGTGTGATGGCAAAAGCGATCAAATATACACACGAAAAAAAGATCCCACTAGTTTTTTTGATCCGAGCTCGCGGAGGCGATTTTGTCTATAATGACATCGAATTAAAGATCATAGAAGCCGATATTTTAGAAGCTCAAGCACTTGGAGCCGATGCTGTCTGTATCGGCGCTTTAACAGCAGATAATGAGCTCGACTACGATGCGTTAGAGAATTTGATCGCGGCTGCTGGCGGTATGGAGCTTGTTTTCAATATGGCATTTGATGAACTTGACTTCAAACACCAAAAAGAAGCGATCGATTGGGCGATCGAACAAGGTTTTAGTCGGATCCTTACTCACGGCGGCCCCCTTTCGACCCCGATCGAAGCAAATCTTTCACACTTAAAAGAGCTCATCGCCTATGCTGACGGACGGATCACGATCTTACCTGGTGGCGGTCTCACAAGCAAAAATGCTGAACAGATCGCAACTGAACTTGGTGTTTCTGCCGTTCATGGGACAAAATTACTTTAA
- a CDS encoding lactonase family protein: MKEEILFGTYTKKSSQGIYQATLDTELQTLSKPKHVVSIENPTYLTTTPAKTLLTIAKEGSLGGISAYALQDEAYTLLDDALEDGPNPCYVAFDAPRQLIYTANYHLGTVAVYRLNADQTLTLCDKVTQTGNGPRPEQTSAHVHYTDLTPDGRLAVVDLGSDTVTLYDVSEDGKLTQHSIFETEAGFGPRHLAFAPDKKTAYLVGELSSQLAVLDYDQTSGTFKLRETVATIPADWTKHNGAAAIKLSKDGRFIYISNRGHDSLAVFEAQADKVVLTQLISSEGHFPRDFALDLTEKYLVLANQETDNAVLYSRDLETGMLTCLKNDIPLPEGVCVYFVA; this comes from the coding sequence GTGAAAGAAGAAATTTTATTTGGTACTTATACTAAAAAGAGTAGTCAAGGGATCTACCAAGCTACTTTAGATACTGAACTCCAAACACTTTCAAAGCCAAAACATGTTGTCTCGATCGAAAACCCTACTTATCTAACTACAACACCAGCTAAAACTCTGCTCACCATCGCCAAAGAGGGATCTTTAGGTGGGATCAGTGCTTACGCATTACAAGATGAAGCCTATACGCTATTAGATGATGCTTTAGAAGATGGCCCTAATCCTTGTTATGTCGCTTTTGATGCACCTAGACAACTCATTTATACAGCTAATTACCACCTAGGGACCGTCGCAGTCTATCGTTTAAACGCAGATCAAACTTTGACTTTATGCGATAAAGTGACGCAAACAGGCAATGGCCCGCGCCCTGAACAAACAAGCGCGCATGTTCATTATACTGATCTAACCCCTGATGGACGCTTAGCAGTTGTTGATCTTGGAAGCGATACAGTCACACTTTACGATGTTTCTGAAGACGGAAAACTAACACAGCACTCTATTTTTGAAACTGAAGCTGGATTTGGCCCTAGACACCTTGCCTTTGCACCTGACAAAAAAACAGCTTATCTTGTCGGCGAACTCTCCAGTCAATTAGCAGTCCTTGATTATGATCAAACAAGCGGGACCTTCAAGTTACGAGAAACTGTAGCTACGATCCCAGCTGATTGGACAAAACACAACGGTGCTGCTGCGATCAAACTTTCAAAAGATGGCCGTTTTATTTATATTTCCAACCGTGGTCACGACTCGCTTGCTGTTTTTGAGGCTCAAGCAGATAAAGTTGTCTTGACTCAACTGATCTCAAGTGAAGGCCATTTTCCGCGCGACTTTGCTTTAGACTTGACTGAAAAATACCTTGTCTTAGCTAACCAAGAAACAGATAACGCTGTTTTATACTCACGCGACTTAGAAACCGGCATGTTGACATGCTTAAAAAATGATATTCCTTTACCTGAAGGAGTCTGTGTCTACTTTGTTGCATAG
- a CDS encoding PTS glucitol/sorbitol transporter subunit IIA — translation MIKSEIMAIGPEAVSAKEPMLILFDETASERLREVSVIQRFENDATKNYDLQVGSKIQIDAKEYTVKYLGELVESNLTSIGHTVFNFKELPSKDHLQENVIYLEPHVLPQIKVGSQIIYGH, via the coding sequence ATGATCAAAAGTGAAATTATGGCTATCGGTCCAGAAGCAGTCTCAGCAAAAGAACCAATGTTGATCTTATTTGATGAGACAGCGTCAGAGCGTTTACGCGAAGTATCTGTGATCCAACGTTTTGAAAATGATGCTACTAAAAATTACGATCTTCAAGTCGGTTCAAAGATCCAGATCGACGCAAAAGAGTATACAGTCAAATATTTAGGTGAACTCGTCGAAAGTAATTTGACTTCGATCGGCCATACGGTCTTTAATTTTAAGGAACTTCCAAGTAAAGATCATTTGCAAGAAAATGTGATCTATTTAGAGCCACATGTATTGCCTCAGATCAAGGTCGGTAGCCAGATCATTTATGGTCATTAA
- a CDS encoding GMP reductase, whose product MPVFDYEDIQLVPNKCIVKSRQEIDTRIKFGPMTFNIPVVPANMQTVIDENLAIWLAQNGYFYIMHRFDEEERLPFVKKMHDRGLFASISVGVKPQEYQLINELAKERLTPEYITIDIAHGHADTVIEMIKHIKKQLPGAFVIAGNVGTPEGVRELENAGADATKVGIGPGKACITKIKTGFGTGGWQLAALRLCAKAASKPIVADGGIRTNGDIAKSVRFGASMCMIGSMFAGHAETPGEVIEQDGKKYKTYFGSASQYQKGEYKNVEGKKLLVPYRGHIADTLREMQEDLQSSVSYAGGRDLEALRKVDYVIVKNSIFNGDQY is encoded by the coding sequence ATGCCAGTATTTGATTATGAAGATATTCAGTTAGTTCCAAATAAATGTATCGTTAAAAGTCGGCAAGAGATCGATACGCGTATCAAATTTGGACCGATGACTTTTAACATCCCAGTCGTACCTGCAAATATGCAGACCGTGATCGATGAAAATCTAGCTATTTGGCTTGCTCAAAATGGTTACTTCTATATCATGCATCGTTTTGACGAAGAAGAGCGTTTACCTTTTGTCAAAAAAATGCATGACCGCGGTCTATTTGCTTCGATCTCAGTTGGTGTCAAGCCACAAGAATATCAACTGATCAATGAACTGGCAAAAGAAAGATTGACTCCTGAGTATATCACGATCGATATCGCTCATGGTCATGCTGACACTGTGATCGAAATGATCAAACACATCAAAAAACAACTTCCAGGTGCTTTTGTTATTGCTGGTAATGTTGGGACCCCTGAAGGAGTCCGCGAGCTTGAAAATGCTGGCGCCGATGCAACTAAAGTCGGGATCGGTCCAGGAAAGGCCTGTATCACAAAGATCAAAACAGGCTTTGGCACTGGGGGCTGGCAATTGGCCGCTTTGCGTCTATGTGCCAAAGCAGCAAGTAAACCGATCGTCGCTGATGGCGGGATCAGAACTAATGGTGATATCGCTAAATCAGTTCGGTTTGGCGCTTCGATGTGCATGATCGGTTCGATGTTTGCAGGCCATGCTGAAACACCAGGCGAAGTGATCGAACAAGACGGTAAGAAATATAAAACTTATTTTGGTTCAGCTTCACAGTACCAAAAAGGTGAATATAAAAACGTTGAAGGTAAAAAATTACTTGTCCCATATCGCGGGCATATCGCTGATACTTTACGTGAGATGCAAGAAGATCTCCAATCTTCAGTATCTTATGCTGGCGGTCGTGATCTTGAAGCTTTACGTAAAGTTGATTACGTGATCGTTAAAAACTCGATCTTCAACGGCGACCAATATTAA
- a CDS encoding YbaK/EbsC family protein: MAKKTKEKKTNEERILDQHQIAYTENTFDWIKQGAGALNEAKAQGVEPKSILKTIVLQANKDPKDYVVICLPLEYEIDLKVSARELGKKQLHLADNKKLINITGYIHGANTPIGISARKGFPIYFDERIKGLEEVSVSAGKVGRSVRLKQVDLVRLVKGSYIKVTK; the protein is encoded by the coding sequence ATGGCGAAGAAAACAAAAGAGAAGAAGACAAATGAAGAGCGGATCCTTGATCAACACCAGATCGCATATACAGAAAATACTTTTGATTGGATCAAACAAGGAGCAGGTGCTTTAAACGAAGCTAAAGCGCAAGGGGTCGAACCTAAAAGCATTTTAAAGACGATCGTTTTGCAAGCTAATAAAGATCCTAAAGATTACGTCGTGATCTGTTTGCCACTTGAATATGAGATCGATCTCAAAGTTTCAGCTCGTGAACTTGGCAAAAAGCAATTGCATCTAGCTGATAACAAAAAATTGATCAATATCACCGGATATATCCATGGAGCTAATACACCGATCGGGATCAGTGCACGGAAAGGTTTTCCGATCTATTTTGACGAACGGATCAAAGGATTAGAAGAAGTTTCGGTCTCGGCTGGAAAGGTCGGTCGTTCGGTTCGGTTGAAACAAGTTGATCTTGTTAGACTGGTCAAAGGAAGTTATATCAAAGTAACAAAATAA
- a CDS encoding methyltransferase domain-containing protein: MKKIERGANYVAENLELFSCPVCQSRFEHVELHSVFCEQNHQFDLSKKGTLYLLKHGVTSDYDDDRLWQARRKCLQAGLFDPIISELQAKIPAKGQKILDIGCGEGTPLQRLEHLRTEPNDRYLGFDISKRAINLATQQETNAFFCIADLAALPFATEAFDQLIDIFSPSAYQEFSRVLKPGGQLLKVIPNADYLGELRRALYPKETKNHAYSNASVVALFEKHFPKMEKQRIKYHFALDPELFSALLQMTPLQWGASKERRAQVLSEPLDQITVDVTLLCAQK, translated from the coding sequence ATGAAAAAGATCGAACGTGGTGCTAATTATGTAGCTGAGAATTTAGAGCTGTTTAGCTGTCCAGTTTGTCAAAGTCGGTTTGAACATGTAGAGCTACATAGTGTTTTTTGTGAACAAAACCATCAATTTGATCTGTCGAAAAAAGGTACGCTATATTTATTGAAACATGGTGTCACAAGTGATTATGATGATGATCGTTTATGGCAAGCACGCCGAAAATGTCTGCAAGCCGGACTTTTTGATCCGATCATTTCAGAACTACAAGCTAAGATCCCCGCTAAAGGGCAAAAGATCCTAGATATCGGTTGTGGTGAAGGAACGCCTTTACAGCGACTCGAACATTTACGAACTGAACCAAATGATCGCTATCTTGGGTTTGACATTTCAAAACGCGCGATCAATTTGGCGACGCAACAAGAGACTAACGCTTTCTTTTGTATCGCAGATCTAGCAGCCTTACCGTTTGCGACTGAGGCTTTTGATCAGTTGATCGATATTTTTTCACCCTCAGCTTATCAAGAATTTTCACGTGTTTTGAAACCTGGGGGACAGCTTTTAAAAGTCATTCCTAATGCAGATTATTTAGGTGAATTACGCCGAGCTCTTTACCCTAAAGAAACAAAAAATCATGCTTATTCTAATGCCAGTGTGGTAGCGTTATTTGAAAAGCATTTTCCAAAAATGGAAAAGCAACGGATCAAATATCATTTTGCACTTGATCCTGAATTATTTTCAGCACTTTTACAAATGACGCCGTTACAATGGGGTGCTTCAAAAGAACGGCGAGCTCAAGTACTTTCTGAGCCACTAGATCAGATCACGGTTGATGTCACTTTGTTATGCGCCCAAAAATAA
- the trmL gene encoding tRNA (uridine(34)/cytosine(34)/5-carboxymethylaminomethyluridine(34)-2'-O)-methyltransferase TrmL: MANHIVLFEPLMPANTGNIARTCAGTNTELHLIEPLGFSTDDKYLKRAGLDYWDKVKITYHPNLPAFLATLPKEAKLHVVSKFADHAYTEVDYATNTDHYFLFGKETTGLPEMFMRQNKEKCIRIPQNDEHIRALNLSNTAAIVVYEALRQQGFPCLEKTHTYENDKLK; encoded by the coding sequence ATGGCTAATCATATCGTATTATTTGAACCTTTGATGCCAGCCAACACAGGTAACATTGCCCGAACATGCGCTGGAACAAATACTGAATTGCATTTGATCGAACCATTAGGCTTTTCGACAGACGATAAATACTTGAAACGCGCTGGGCTTGATTATTGGGATAAAGTTAAAATCACCTATCATCCTAATTTACCAGCATTTTTAGCGACCTTACCTAAAGAGGCTAAGTTACATGTCGTTTCGAAGTTTGCTGACCATGCCTATACGGAAGTTGATTATGCTACGAATACAGATCATTACTTCCTTTTTGGAAAAGAGACGACGGGTCTGCCTGAGATGTTTATGCGTCAAAATAAAGAAAAATGTATTCGGATCCCTCAAAACGATGAGCATATCCGAGCTCTCAACTTATCGAATACAGCCGCGATCGTAGTGTATGAGGCTTTACGTCAACAAGGTTTCCCATGTCTTGAAAAAACACATACGTATGAAAATGACAAGTTAAAATAA
- a CDS encoding peptide ABC transporter substrate-binding protein codes for MHLKKLLATSGTLLVATLTLSACGHDRSSQASNKPAEKQVLNWSLQSEIATLDSTTVPEMTSAEMINNVMEGLFRIKNNHAEPGLATKTKVSKDGLTYTLTLRDSKWSNGDPVTAHDFVYAWRRTVDPKNSAPGSYLYSGIKNADAIIAGKMAPETLGVKANGDHELVVELEQQTPYFKLLMGDARFFPQNQKVVEKYGKQYGSSADKIVYNGPFLLKGWTGSNLSWKFVKNNNYWDKKHVKMQTINFKVDKSLTTSYSLYQANKVDFTKLTAEQAKQLKGTPGYKALRIARTTYMEYNLEKKEFKNKKIRQALAYAIDRKQFAQTVAGGGSLPLTNFVPRDLASYNGKDFADLAATKVGVTTNKKLAKKLLKEGLNELGEDHFEFTLLGRDGDVAKKETEFIQSQIEETLPEVKVVTRNIPGKVIIEQASKGNFDAQLTGWLADFADPINFLDVETRTNFTNMGHYDNAEYNDLVTAAKTTDALNTEKRFADMVKAAKLLNEDQPVVPLIQESDPELLRPNVHDMVQNTAGLINNFKEVYVTN; via the coding sequence ATGCATTTAAAAAAATTACTTGCAACTAGCGGAACACTGCTCGTTGCAACTCTGACCTTAAGCGCTTGTGGTCATGATAGATCTTCACAAGCATCAAACAAACCAGCAGAAAAACAAGTTTTGAACTGGTCACTTCAAAGCGAGATCGCCACACTTGATTCGACAACTGTACCTGAGATGACAAGTGCGGAAATGATCAATAACGTCATGGAAGGCCTCTTTCGGATCAAAAATAATCACGCCGAACCAGGCCTCGCTACTAAAACTAAAGTTTCAAAAGACGGCTTGACTTACACGCTGACTTTGCGCGACTCCAAATGGTCAAATGGTGATCCAGTTACTGCCCATGATTTCGTCTATGCTTGGCGCCGGACCGTCGATCCTAAAAATTCTGCTCCTGGTTCTTACTTATATAGCGGGATCAAAAACGCCGATGCGATCATCGCAGGGAAGATGGCACCTGAAACTTTAGGCGTCAAAGCTAACGGCGATCATGAACTAGTCGTTGAACTTGAACAACAGACCCCGTATTTTAAACTTTTGATGGGTGATGCGCGCTTTTTCCCACAAAATCAAAAAGTAGTCGAAAAATATGGTAAACAGTATGGTTCTTCAGCAGATAAGATCGTTTATAATGGTCCATTCTTACTTAAAGGTTGGACAGGTTCAAATCTAAGCTGGAAATTCGTTAAAAATAACAATTACTGGGATAAAAAGCACGTTAAGATGCAAACGATCAACTTCAAAGTCGACAAGAGCTTAACAACTAGCTATAGCTTATATCAAGCTAATAAAGTCGACTTCACCAAACTAACAGCCGAACAAGCTAAGCAATTAAAAGGCACTCCTGGTTATAAAGCACTGCGCATAGCACGAACGACCTACATGGAGTATAACTTAGAGAAAAAAGAATTCAAAAACAAAAAGATCCGGCAAGCTCTAGCTTATGCGATCGATCGAAAACAATTTGCCCAAACAGTTGCTGGAGGTGGCTCGCTACCATTGACAAACTTTGTCCCACGTGACCTTGCAAGTTATAACGGCAAAGATTTTGCTGATCTAGCCGCTACTAAAGTCGGTGTAACTACAAACAAAAAATTAGCTAAGAAATTACTCAAAGAAGGGCTAAACGAATTAGGTGAAGATCACTTTGAATTTACTTTACTCGGCCGCGATGGAGATGTTGCTAAAAAAGAAACAGAATTCATCCAAAGTCAGATCGAAGAAACTTTACCAGAAGTTAAAGTCGTAACTAGAAACATCCCTGGTAAAGTGATCATCGAACAAGCTTCCAAAGGTAACTTCGACGCCCAATTGACTGGTTGGCTAGCTGACTTTGCTGATCCGATCAATTTCTTAGACGTTGAAACACGGACAAACTTCACTAATATGGGGCACTATGACAACGCTGAATATAACGACCTTGTGACGGCTGCAAAGACGACTGACGCACTCAACACTGAAAAACGTTTTGCCGACATGGTCAAAGCTGCCAAATTATTGAACGAAGATCAACCGGTCGTGCCTTTGATCCAAGAGAGCGATCCTGAATTACTCCGTCCAAACGTCCACGATATGGTCCAAAATACTGCCGGTCTGATCAATAACTTTAAAGAAGTCTATGTGACTAACTGA